From Fundulus heteroclitus isolate FHET01 chromosome 5, MU-UCD_Fhet_4.1, whole genome shotgun sequence, a single genomic window includes:
- the fam193a gene encoding protein FAM193A isoform X3: MSPTDAKRGAKRRKNKRGGGSSCSAVCNSGSGKAGAAPALGCAGTAAPASVVSFLTSGGAGSGNIGSGAGINGEVKVNSSVTPQFAEGPVNAEFSGVLQTPFTFGLNQRAPYTAGDRCLLCRCERKDSVVPSEAGISGQNGTAQPSNTPSALQLPLWVCSDCRRTVEKEDRRTTLEQSLGSQDFLLHMPASNGNLDQTAAAADRLTTAAATLPVLPAPDLTAPMPPDTVCSCETCNERREISAESERESQQLQNHWSEVRYLVRCIYRQAGTPLADDQDQPLERDKEGMKELVDRLCVKDPYQLYQRLEQQAREYVLEMKVRLLKHLSGGSKPAAPAAGTAAAAQGPPQAHQFISLLLEEYNALCQAARTISSFLLTLENEHLQKFQVTWELHNKHLFENLVFSEPILQNSLPTLIAQLKHGTASHDSYNEDMYRTLLERYQQLQQQMASVAVEWQECEKRIDDYVDEQLLFKVEGQSLTNQKTEPHKSLISKNTLKTKQRMLKEDWEFFKQRRFIEEQLPNSKKPSTGDNNFTDTMRMLSSRLSIPDCPNCNYRRRCTCDDCSLSHILTCGIMDSPIAEDLHIKLPLQGEQNRDYLSEVHPPSLSSGSSASGSNSSSPITIQQHPRLILPEGDVSTFMSDDDEGPPLSNKFRNIYPMSGYEDSSVMSAAVNGLHHNINGEGVNATLKAGLSQSPQITSSSSSSEGDEEEANGQAGGEPPGKQEVLSLGKTNSPPPSYHHQQVEQVQHACECHVCNQDPNSSAPGPAPCLPPGRLHAVPPPTVGHQFFTDNKAPPAHPALHLYPHIHGHLPLQNFSRPLLHPTLYPPSPPLTHNKPLPPNPTSNHSAAKQPAFSTSLPDHVYQNCFGGTGGAGDWNTSLQCLSLKFENLWDAAVMKSWNPSVLLPECLPGEMLGPPLPDVPLPPTSMGLQGEHPPLPTPLPTCSASSLSSSLSSSSSSSCSSADAKEPRKTGAKKKCLYNFQDAFMETNRVVMATSAATSSVSCTATTVQSNEVFHSLGKDDHRQPMSAPPRNNPMGLTSLPPLSGPALHPAPTSSLPTMGSQCFPKMASPPPDFVESHQALCLPPAEPPAPSMDGPVSAPTSVCSDPDCEGHRCEGNGSHENQPYDGEESPDEDSCSEHSSSTSTSTNQKEGKYCDCCYCEFFGHGGPPAAPTSRNYAEMREKLRLRLTKRKEEQPKREEQQPVIERDGGVEDHRRVEDLLQFINSADNKPASSSKAAKRARHKQKKMEEKARLEAEAREREEQQLLEERRRRQEEEEAALQKELLRLQELQQHRAAKKKKKEKAKENTAPPPNNPQPLKQTAQNVLDNLQNGNSQLLKNLIRFPDQKEPKLEAVAHPSLQHTSKCPAEKRLSSEAHIPSSTVHLFNGASPTVGCKSKAKQSGKLSCCDSVAKRVPEFPKSSDEAAKTNGTADTKATRVRAAETPASPPTAEPRKEERSNGRCVSGKRQQPQQPLTQVKEARTSPPVSNPSPSPPPPPHFEPQQNGKPPTAESPQPKGKAKKSKKKKGDKINTSIDDVFLPKDIDLDSTEMDETEREVEYFKRFCLDSARQTRQRLSINWSNFSLKKATFAAH, translated from the exons AAGGACCAGTTAACGCAGAGTTCTCCGGAGTTCTTCAG ACGCCGTTCACGTTTGGCCTTAACCAGCGGGCGCCGTACACGGCTGGAGATCGTTGTCTTTTGTGCCGATGCGAGCGAAAAGACAGCGTCGTGCCTTCGGAAGCTGGCATCTCTGGACAGAACGGCACGGCGCAGCCCTCCAACACACCCAGTGCCCTCCAGCTGCCTCTGTGGGTATGCTCCGACTGTAGACGGACGGTGGAGAAGGAAGACAGGCGTACGACTCTGGAGCAGTCGTTAGGG AGTCAGGACTTTCTGCTGCACATGCCCGCCAGTAACGGAAACCTGGATCAGACTGCAGCCGCAGCTGACAGGCTCACCACCGCTGCGGCTACGCTACCCGTGCTCCCCGCCCCGGACCTCACCGCGCCGATGCCTCCTGACACCGTGTGCAGCTGCGAAACCTGCAACGAGAGACG GGAGATATCCGCCGAATCGGAGAGGGAGTcgcagcagctgcagaaccaCTGGTCTGAGGTCCGTTACCTGGTGCGCTGCATCTACCGGCAGGCGGGAACACCGCTTGCAGACGACCAAGACCAGCCCCTGGAGAGGGACAAGGAGGGCATGAAGGAgctggtggacag GCTCTGTGTAAAAGATCCATATCAGCTCTACCAACGGTTGGAGCAGCAGGCTCGAGAATATGTCTTAGAAATGAAGGTGCGGCTCCTGAAGCACCTCTCCGGAGGCTCCAAGCCTGCGGCGCCTGCAGCGGGGACTGCAGCCGCAGCTCAGGGTCCTCCTCAAGCCCACCAGTTCATCTCGCTGCTGCTTGAGGAGTACAACGCCCTCTGTCAGGCGGCCCGCACCATCAGCAGCTTCCTCCTCACGCTG GAGAACGAGCACCTTCAGAAGTTTCAGGTGACGTGGGAGCTGCACAACAAGCACCTTTTTGAGAATCTGGTTTTCTCTGAACCCATCCTGCAGAACAGTTTACCAACACTTATTGCACAGCTGAA ACATGGTACAGCATCTCATGACTCGTATAATGAAGACATGTATCGGACTTTGTTGGAGAGataccagcagctgcagcagcagatggCCTCCGTGGCTGTTGAGTGGCAGGAGTGTGAGAAGAGGATCGACGATTACGTAGACGAGCAG TTACTTTTTAAGGTGGAAGGTCAGAGTCTGACCAACCAAAAAACAGAGCCACACAAGTCCTTGATCAGCAAAAAT ACTTTAAAGACAAAGCAGCGGATGCTGAAGGAGGATTGGGAGTTCTTCAAGCAGCGAAGGTTCATTGAGGAGCAG TTACCCAACAGTAAAAAGCCCTCCACCGGAGATAACAATTTCACAGACACTATGAGGATGCTCTCATCTCGTCTTAGTATTCCAGATTGTCCAAACTGTAATTATAGAAGAAG GTGCACGTGTGATGACTGCAGTCTCTCCCACATCCTAACGTGTGGAATCATGGACTCGCCCATCGCTGAGGACCTCCACATCAAGCTGCCCTTACAGGGGGAGCAGAATCGGGACTACCTGTCAGAGGTGCACCCACCCAGCCTCTCCTCGGGAAGTTCGGCTTCCGGCTCAAACTCCAGCTCTCCCATTACAATCCAGCAGCATCCGAGGCTCATCCTGCCCGAAGGCGACGTCAGCACTTT CATGAGCGACGATGATGAAGGGCCTCCATTGTCCAACAAGTTCAGGAACATCTACCCTATGAGCGGCTACGAGGACAGCAGTGTGATGTCAGCTGCGGTGAACGGACTTCATCACAACATCAACGGGGAGGGCGTGAACGCGACGCTGAAGGCAGGG TTGTCTCAGTCCCCTCAGATTACCAGCAGCAGTAGCTCATCGGAGGGTGACGAGGAGGAAGCTAACGGTCAGGCGGGCGGGGAGCCCCCAGGGAAGCAGGAAGTACTTTCCCTGGGAAAAACTAACAGTCCTCCACCCTCTTACCACCACCAACAG GTAGAGCAGGTCCAGCATGCCTGCGAGTGCCACGTCTGCAACCAGGACCCCAACTCCTCCGCTCCGGGCCCCGCCCCCTGCCTGCCCCCCGGTCGGCTCCACGCCGTGCCTCCCCCCACTGTCGGACACCAGTTCTTTACAGACAACAAGGCACCCCCCGCGCACCCCGCCCTGCACTTGTACCCGCACATCCACGGACACCTACCTTTGCAGAACTTCTCCCGGCCCCTCCTCCACCCCACACTCTACCCGCCCAGTCCGCCCCTCACACACAACAAG CCGCTGCCCCCCAACCCAACATCCAACCACTCAGCAGCCAAGCAGCCAGCCTTCAGCACATCCTTACCAGACCACGTGTACCAGAACTGCTTCGGTGGGACAGGCGGCGCGGGCGACTGGAATACCTCACTACAGTGCCTCTCTCTTAAGTTCGAAAACCTTTGGGATGCTGCTGTGATGAAGAGCTGGAATCCGTCGGTGCTGTTGCCCGAATGTTTGCCAG GTGAAATGCTGGGACCCCCGCTCCCCGACGTGCCCCTCCCGCCGACATCCATGGGCCTCCAGGGGGAGCACCCCCCGCTGCCCACGCCCCTGCCCACGTGCTCCGCCTCGTCGCTGTCGTCGTCTctgtcgtcgtcgtcgtcgtcgtcgtgcTCGTCCGCGGACGCCAAAGAGCCGAGGAAGACCGGCGCCAAGAAAAAGTGTCTCTACAATTTCCAGGATGCCTTCATGGAGACCAACCGAGTAGTGATGGCCACGTCTGCTGCCACGTCCTCCGTGTCCTGCACTGCCACCACTGTCCAGTCAA aTGAAGTATTTCACAGTTTAGGTAAAGATGATCACAGGCAACCCATGTCAGCACCTCCTAGGAATAACCCAATGGGACTGACGTCTCTTCCTCCGCTCTCCGGCCCCGCTCTACACCCGGCACCCACCTCAAGCCTTCCCACAATGGGCTCGCAGTGCTTTCCAAAGATGGCCTCTCCGCCCCCAGACTTTGTGGAGTCCCATCAGGCTCTCTGCCTCCCGCCCGCTGAACCTCCAGCACCCTCGATGGATGGTCCAGTCAGCGCCCCCACTAGTGTCTGCAG tgaCCCCGACTGTGAAGGCCATCGCTGTGAAGGAAATGGATCGCACGAGAATCAGCCGTATGATGGGGAGGAGAGTCCGGACGAGGATAGCTGCTCCGAGCacagctcctccacctccactTCAACCAACCAGAAGGAAGGAAAGTACTGTGACTGCTGCTACTGCGAGTTCTTCGGACACGGCGGG CCACCAGCCGCTCCGACCAGCCGGAATTACGCAGAGATGCGGGAGAAGCTGCGCTTGCGCCTCACAAAGCGGAAGGAGGAGCAACCGAAGCGCGAGGAGCAGCAGCCGGTGATAGAAAGAGACGGAGGGGTGGAGGACCACAGGCGGGTGGAggacctgctgcagttcatcAACAGCGCAGACAACAAACCTGCATCCAGTTCCAAGGCAGCCAAACGAGCCAGACACAAACAAAAGAAG ATGGAGGAGAAGGCTCGGCTGGAGGCTGAGGCTCGCGAAagggaggagcagcagctgctggaggagcggcggcggcggcaggaagaggaagaggcggCACTTCAAAAAGAACTGCTACGGCTGCAGGAACTGCAGCAGCATCGGGctgccaaaaagaaaaagaaagagaaagcgAAGGAGAACACTGCTCCCCCTCCCAACAACCCACAGCCCCTTAAACAGACCGCTCAGAATGTCCTAGATAACCTTCAGAACGGAAACTCGCAGCTGCTCAAAAACCTTATCCGCTTCCCTGACCAGAAAGAGCCCAAGTTAGAAGCCGTAGCCCACCCCAGCTTGCAGCACACCTCAAAGTGCCCTGCGGAAAAGAGGCTTTCCAGCGAGGCCCACATCCCCAGCTCCACAGTTCACCTCTTCAACGGTGCGTCTCCCACGGTTGGCTGTAAAAGCAAAGCCAAGCAGTCAGGGAAGCTGTCGTGTTGTGACTCAGTTGCAAAAAGAGTCCCAGAGTTCCCCAAGAGCTCGGACGAGGCTGCAAAGACTAACGGCACCGCAGATACCAAAGCAACACGAGTCAGAGCCGCTGAGACCCCGGCCTCGCCCCCGACCGCCGAACCACGCAAGGAGGAAAGGAGTAATGGCAGATGTGTCAGTGGAAAAAGGCAGCAACCACAACAGCCCCTTACCCAAGTCAAAGAAGCGAGGACGAGCCCCCCTGTATCTAACCCTTCCCCGTCTCCCCCGCCACCCCCCCACTTCGAGCCCCAACAGAACGGCAAACCGCCCACGGCAGAGTCACCGCAGCCTAAAGGCAAGGCTAAGaaaagcaagaagaagaagggggaCAAGATCAACACCTCGATAG aTGATGTATTCTTGCCCAAAGACATCGACCTTGATAGCACAGAAATGGATGAGACGGAGAGGGAGGTGGAGTATTTCAAAAG ATTTTGCTTGGACTCTGCCAGACAGACTCGTCAGCGGCTCTCCATCAACTGGTCGAACTTTAGCTTAAAGAAAGCTACATTTGCTGCACATTGA
- the fam193a gene encoding protein FAM193A isoform X4 encodes MSPTDAKRGAKRRKNKRGGGSSCSAVCNSGSGKAGAAPALGCAGTAAPASVVSFLTSGGAGSGNIGSGAGINGEVKVNSSVTPQFAEGPVNAEFSGVLQTPFTFGLNQRAPYTAGDRCLLCRCERKDSVVPSEAGISGQNGTAQPSNTPSALQLPLWVCSDCRRTVEKEDRRTTLEQSLGSQDFLLHMPASNGNLDQTAAAADRLTTAAATLPVLPAPDLTAPMPPDTVCSCETCNERREISAESERESQQLQNHWSEVRYLVRCIYRQAGTPLADDQDQPLERDKEGMKELVDRLCVKDPYQLYQRLEQQAREYVLEMKVRLLKHLSGGSKPAAPAAGTAAAAQGPPQAHQFISLLLEEYNALCQAARTISSFLLTLENEHLQKFQVTWELHNKHLFENLVFSEPILQNSLPTLIAQLKHGTASHDSYNEDMYRTLLERYQQLQQQMASVAVEWQECEKRIDDYVDEQLLFKVEGQSLTNQKTEPHKSLISKNTLKTKQRMLKEDWEFFKQRRFIEEQLPNSKKPSTGDNNFTDTMRMLSSRLSIPDCPNCNYRRRCTCDDCSLSHILTCGIMDSPIAEDLHIKLPLQGEQNRDYLSEVHPPSLSSGSSASGSNSSSPITIQQHPRLILPEGDVSTFMSDDDEGPPLSNKFRNIYPMSGYEDSSVMSAAVNGLHHNINGEGVNATLKAGLSQSPQITSSSSSSEGDEEEANGQAGGEPPGKQEVLSLGKTNSPPPSYHHQQPLPPNPTSNHSAAKQPAFSTSLPDHVYQNCFGGTGGAGDWNTSLQCLSLKFENLWDAAVMKSWNPSVLLPECLPGEMLGPPLPDVPLPPTSMGLQGEHPPLPTPLPTCSASSLSSSLSSSSSSSCSSADAKEPRKTGAKKKCLYNFQDAFMETNRVVMATSAATSSVSCTATTVQSSNNPPIHLASKRPNTIDEVFHSLGKDDHRQPMSAPPRNNPMGLTSLPPLSGPALHPAPTSSLPTMGSQCFPKMASPPPDFVESHQALCLPPAEPPAPSMDGPVSAPTSVCSDPDCEGHRCEGNGSHENQPYDGEESPDEDSCSEHSSSTSTSTNQKEGKYCDCCYCEFFGHGGPPAAPTSRNYAEMREKLRLRLTKRKEEQPKREEQQPVIERDGGVEDHRRVEDLLQFINSADNKPASSSKAAKRARHKQKKMEEKARLEAEAREREEQQLLEERRRRQEEEEAALQKELLRLQELQQHRAAKKKKKEKAKENTAPPPNNPQPLKQTAQNVLDNLQNGNSQLLKNLIRFPDQKEPKLEAVAHPSLQHTSKCPAEKRLSSEAHIPSSTVHLFNGASPTVGCKSKAKQSGKLSCCDSVAKRVPEFPKSSDEAAKTNGTADTKATRVRAAETPASPPTAEPRKEERSNGRCVSGKRQQPQQPLTQVKEARTSPPVSNPSPSPPPPPHFEPQQNGKPPTAESPQPKGKAKKSKKKKGDKINTSIDDVFLPKDIDLDSTEMDETEREVEYFKRFCLDSARQTRQRLSINWSNFSLKKATFAAH; translated from the exons AAGGACCAGTTAACGCAGAGTTCTCCGGAGTTCTTCAG ACGCCGTTCACGTTTGGCCTTAACCAGCGGGCGCCGTACACGGCTGGAGATCGTTGTCTTTTGTGCCGATGCGAGCGAAAAGACAGCGTCGTGCCTTCGGAAGCTGGCATCTCTGGACAGAACGGCACGGCGCAGCCCTCCAACACACCCAGTGCCCTCCAGCTGCCTCTGTGGGTATGCTCCGACTGTAGACGGACGGTGGAGAAGGAAGACAGGCGTACGACTCTGGAGCAGTCGTTAGGG AGTCAGGACTTTCTGCTGCACATGCCCGCCAGTAACGGAAACCTGGATCAGACTGCAGCCGCAGCTGACAGGCTCACCACCGCTGCGGCTACGCTACCCGTGCTCCCCGCCCCGGACCTCACCGCGCCGATGCCTCCTGACACCGTGTGCAGCTGCGAAACCTGCAACGAGAGACG GGAGATATCCGCCGAATCGGAGAGGGAGTcgcagcagctgcagaaccaCTGGTCTGAGGTCCGTTACCTGGTGCGCTGCATCTACCGGCAGGCGGGAACACCGCTTGCAGACGACCAAGACCAGCCCCTGGAGAGGGACAAGGAGGGCATGAAGGAgctggtggacag GCTCTGTGTAAAAGATCCATATCAGCTCTACCAACGGTTGGAGCAGCAGGCTCGAGAATATGTCTTAGAAATGAAGGTGCGGCTCCTGAAGCACCTCTCCGGAGGCTCCAAGCCTGCGGCGCCTGCAGCGGGGACTGCAGCCGCAGCTCAGGGTCCTCCTCAAGCCCACCAGTTCATCTCGCTGCTGCTTGAGGAGTACAACGCCCTCTGTCAGGCGGCCCGCACCATCAGCAGCTTCCTCCTCACGCTG GAGAACGAGCACCTTCAGAAGTTTCAGGTGACGTGGGAGCTGCACAACAAGCACCTTTTTGAGAATCTGGTTTTCTCTGAACCCATCCTGCAGAACAGTTTACCAACACTTATTGCACAGCTGAA ACATGGTACAGCATCTCATGACTCGTATAATGAAGACATGTATCGGACTTTGTTGGAGAGataccagcagctgcagcagcagatggCCTCCGTGGCTGTTGAGTGGCAGGAGTGTGAGAAGAGGATCGACGATTACGTAGACGAGCAG TTACTTTTTAAGGTGGAAGGTCAGAGTCTGACCAACCAAAAAACAGAGCCACACAAGTCCTTGATCAGCAAAAAT ACTTTAAAGACAAAGCAGCGGATGCTGAAGGAGGATTGGGAGTTCTTCAAGCAGCGAAGGTTCATTGAGGAGCAG TTACCCAACAGTAAAAAGCCCTCCACCGGAGATAACAATTTCACAGACACTATGAGGATGCTCTCATCTCGTCTTAGTATTCCAGATTGTCCAAACTGTAATTATAGAAGAAG GTGCACGTGTGATGACTGCAGTCTCTCCCACATCCTAACGTGTGGAATCATGGACTCGCCCATCGCTGAGGACCTCCACATCAAGCTGCCCTTACAGGGGGAGCAGAATCGGGACTACCTGTCAGAGGTGCACCCACCCAGCCTCTCCTCGGGAAGTTCGGCTTCCGGCTCAAACTCCAGCTCTCCCATTACAATCCAGCAGCATCCGAGGCTCATCCTGCCCGAAGGCGACGTCAGCACTTT CATGAGCGACGATGATGAAGGGCCTCCATTGTCCAACAAGTTCAGGAACATCTACCCTATGAGCGGCTACGAGGACAGCAGTGTGATGTCAGCTGCGGTGAACGGACTTCATCACAACATCAACGGGGAGGGCGTGAACGCGACGCTGAAGGCAGGG TTGTCTCAGTCCCCTCAGATTACCAGCAGCAGTAGCTCATCGGAGGGTGACGAGGAGGAAGCTAACGGTCAGGCGGGCGGGGAGCCCCCAGGGAAGCAGGAAGTACTTTCCCTGGGAAAAACTAACAGTCCTCCACCCTCTTACCACCACCAACAG CCGCTGCCCCCCAACCCAACATCCAACCACTCAGCAGCCAAGCAGCCAGCCTTCAGCACATCCTTACCAGACCACGTGTACCAGAACTGCTTCGGTGGGACAGGCGGCGCGGGCGACTGGAATACCTCACTACAGTGCCTCTCTCTTAAGTTCGAAAACCTTTGGGATGCTGCTGTGATGAAGAGCTGGAATCCGTCGGTGCTGTTGCCCGAATGTTTGCCAG GTGAAATGCTGGGACCCCCGCTCCCCGACGTGCCCCTCCCGCCGACATCCATGGGCCTCCAGGGGGAGCACCCCCCGCTGCCCACGCCCCTGCCCACGTGCTCCGCCTCGTCGCTGTCGTCGTCTctgtcgtcgtcgtcgtcgtcgtcgtgcTCGTCCGCGGACGCCAAAGAGCCGAGGAAGACCGGCGCCAAGAAAAAGTGTCTCTACAATTTCCAGGATGCCTTCATGGAGACCAACCGAGTAGTGATGGCCACGTCTGCTGCCACGTCCTCCGTGTCCTGCACTGCCACCACTGTCCAGTCAAGTAATaacccacccatccatctagCATCTAAAAGACCCAACACTATAG aTGAAGTATTTCACAGTTTAGGTAAAGATGATCACAGGCAACCCATGTCAGCACCTCCTAGGAATAACCCAATGGGACTGACGTCTCTTCCTCCGCTCTCCGGCCCCGCTCTACACCCGGCACCCACCTCAAGCCTTCCCACAATGGGCTCGCAGTGCTTTCCAAAGATGGCCTCTCCGCCCCCAGACTTTGTGGAGTCCCATCAGGCTCTCTGCCTCCCGCCCGCTGAACCTCCAGCACCCTCGATGGATGGTCCAGTCAGCGCCCCCACTAGTGTCTGCAG tgaCCCCGACTGTGAAGGCCATCGCTGTGAAGGAAATGGATCGCACGAGAATCAGCCGTATGATGGGGAGGAGAGTCCGGACGAGGATAGCTGCTCCGAGCacagctcctccacctccactTCAACCAACCAGAAGGAAGGAAAGTACTGTGACTGCTGCTACTGCGAGTTCTTCGGACACGGCGGG CCACCAGCCGCTCCGACCAGCCGGAATTACGCAGAGATGCGGGAGAAGCTGCGCTTGCGCCTCACAAAGCGGAAGGAGGAGCAACCGAAGCGCGAGGAGCAGCAGCCGGTGATAGAAAGAGACGGAGGGGTGGAGGACCACAGGCGGGTGGAggacctgctgcagttcatcAACAGCGCAGACAACAAACCTGCATCCAGTTCCAAGGCAGCCAAACGAGCCAGACACAAACAAAAGAAG ATGGAGGAGAAGGCTCGGCTGGAGGCTGAGGCTCGCGAAagggaggagcagcagctgctggaggagcggcggcggcggcaggaagaggaagaggcggCACTTCAAAAAGAACTGCTACGGCTGCAGGAACTGCAGCAGCATCGGGctgccaaaaagaaaaagaaagagaaagcgAAGGAGAACACTGCTCCCCCTCCCAACAACCCACAGCCCCTTAAACAGACCGCTCAGAATGTCCTAGATAACCTTCAGAACGGAAACTCGCAGCTGCTCAAAAACCTTATCCGCTTCCCTGACCAGAAAGAGCCCAAGTTAGAAGCCGTAGCCCACCCCAGCTTGCAGCACACCTCAAAGTGCCCTGCGGAAAAGAGGCTTTCCAGCGAGGCCCACATCCCCAGCTCCACAGTTCACCTCTTCAACGGTGCGTCTCCCACGGTTGGCTGTAAAAGCAAAGCCAAGCAGTCAGGGAAGCTGTCGTGTTGTGACTCAGTTGCAAAAAGAGTCCCAGAGTTCCCCAAGAGCTCGGACGAGGCTGCAAAGACTAACGGCACCGCAGATACCAAAGCAACACGAGTCAGAGCCGCTGAGACCCCGGCCTCGCCCCCGACCGCCGAACCACGCAAGGAGGAAAGGAGTAATGGCAGATGTGTCAGTGGAAAAAGGCAGCAACCACAACAGCCCCTTACCCAAGTCAAAGAAGCGAGGACGAGCCCCCCTGTATCTAACCCTTCCCCGTCTCCCCCGCCACCCCCCCACTTCGAGCCCCAACAGAACGGCAAACCGCCCACGGCAGAGTCACCGCAGCCTAAAGGCAAGGCTAAGaaaagcaagaagaagaagggggaCAAGATCAACACCTCGATAG aTGATGTATTCTTGCCCAAAGACATCGACCTTGATAGCACAGAAATGGATGAGACGGAGAGGGAGGTGGAGTATTTCAAAAG ATTTTGCTTGGACTCTGCCAGACAGACTCGTCAGCGGCTCTCCATCAACTGGTCGAACTTTAGCTTAAAGAAAGCTACATTTGCTGCACATTGA